The Apibacter raozihei genome contains a region encoding:
- a CDS encoding NAD(P)/FAD-dependent oxidoreductase has product MIETDILIIGAGPTGLFTVFEAGLLKLRCHIIDALPNIGGQLTELYPKKPIFDIPGYPTVQAGELVQNLHEQIKQFEPGFTLNEIAQTIDKQEDGTFIVTTDKGTRHHAKAVAIAAGLGSFEPRKPQIENISDYEEKGVEYFVKNPEQFRGKKVLIAGGGDSALDWSIFLADIAAEVTLVHRRNEFRGALDSVEKVQALKNEGKINLITPAEITGIKGDGKVESLVIEQEGTVFDKSVDYFIPLFGLTPKLGPIANWGLEIEKNAIKVNNALDYQTNVEGIYAIGDINTYPGKLKLILCGFHEATLMCQSIYNRVNPGKKYVLKYTTVGGVQGFDGTVKEAEKAVVKSIE; this is encoded by the coding sequence ATGATAGAAACCGATATACTGATAATAGGGGCAGGTCCTACAGGTCTGTTTACAGTTTTTGAAGCAGGCTTATTAAAATTAAGATGCCATATTATTGATGCACTTCCCAATATAGGAGGGCAGTTAACAGAGTTATATCCAAAAAAGCCTATATTTGATATTCCTGGGTATCCTACCGTTCAGGCAGGTGAGCTGGTGCAAAACCTTCATGAGCAAATCAAACAATTTGAACCGGGATTTACTTTAAATGAAATTGCACAAACTATAGATAAACAGGAGGACGGTACTTTTATCGTTACCACTGACAAAGGAACCCGGCATCACGCAAAAGCGGTAGCTATTGCAGCCGGACTGGGAAGTTTTGAACCTAGAAAACCTCAGATTGAAAATATTTCTGATTATGAGGAAAAAGGAGTGGAATATTTTGTAAAAAATCCAGAACAATTCAGAGGTAAAAAAGTGCTTATTGCTGGAGGAGGAGATTCTGCATTGGACTGGAGTATTTTTCTGGCAGACATTGCTGCTGAGGTCACTCTTGTTCATAGACGAAATGAATTTAGAGGTGCTTTGGATTCCGTAGAAAAAGTTCAGGCTTTAAAAAACGAAGGCAAGATTAATTTAATTACTCCAGCAGAAATTACCGGTATAAAAGGAGACGGAAAAGTTGAATCTTTAGTAATAGAACAGGAAGGTACTGTTTTTGATAAATCGGTGGATTACTTTATTCCTTTATTCGGACTAACACCTAAGCTAGGACCTATAGCGAATTGGGGGCTGGAAATTGAAAAAAATGCCATTAAAGTTAACAACGCATTAGATTATCAAACTAATGTAGAAGGCATATATGCCATTGGCGATATCAATACTTATCCCGGAAAATTAAAGCTTATTCTTTGTGGTTTCCATGAAGCGACACTCATGTGTCAAAGTATTTATAACAGAGTAAATCCGGGAAAAAAATATGTACTAAAATATACAACCGTAGGAGGAGTTCAAGGTTTTGACGGAACTGTAAAAGAAGCGGAAAAAGCGGTTGTAAAATCCATAGAATAA
- a CDS encoding LysR substrate-binding domain-containing protein, with translation MTLIQLQYVLTVAEHKNFTVAAEKAFVSQPTLSMQIQKLEKTLGVELFDRTTNPIKITPIGKKIVNQAKIILQEAGKLSKIVEEDKKSMNGTVVMGIIPTITPTLVPLFYKTFRNKYPESELVIKELKTEDILKGIKEGYIDFGIASTPLDEMQIIERPMYREPLVAYVSPQNSALYKEKILDTDKLDFNYLLMLEEGHCFRDVVLDLCKHKEAINSNIKLEGGSFSTLVSLVNEGFGFTILPLLESEILSEVDKKNVRYFTASPFREVSLIYSTNQIRTTFADKFIELVKSILRGKLFLEEKTENKPQIKVI, from the coding sequence ATGACTTTAATCCAACTTCAATATGTATTAACTGTTGCAGAACATAAAAATTTTACAGTTGCCGCAGAAAAAGCTTTTGTAAGCCAGCCTACGCTAAGCATGCAGATTCAGAAACTTGAAAAGACCCTGGGAGTTGAATTATTCGATAGAACGACCAATCCTATTAAAATTACTCCGATAGGGAAGAAAATTGTCAACCAGGCAAAAATTATATTGCAGGAAGCAGGAAAATTATCCAAAATAGTAGAAGAAGATAAAAAAAGTATGAACGGTACCGTAGTAATGGGTATCATTCCTACGATAACCCCAACCTTGGTACCTTTATTTTATAAAACCTTCAGAAACAAATATCCGGAATCCGAATTAGTCATAAAAGAACTTAAAACGGAAGATATTCTGAAAGGGATAAAAGAAGGGTATATAGATTTCGGTATAGCAAGTACACCACTGGATGAAATGCAAATTATAGAGCGCCCCATGTACAGGGAACCATTGGTTGCTTATGTTTCTCCTCAAAATAGTGCTTTGTACAAAGAAAAAATATTAGATACTGATAAACTTGATTTCAATTATCTTTTAATGCTCGAAGAAGGTCATTGCTTCCGAGACGTGGTTCTGGATCTTTGTAAGCATAAAGAAGCTATCAATTCTAATATAAAGCTCGAAGGCGGTAGTTTTTCAACTTTGGTGAGCCTGGTAAATGAAGGTTTTGGTTTCACCATACTTCCTTTACTGGAGTCCGAAATTTTATCAGAAGTAGATAAAAAAAATGTAAGATATTTTACTGCTTCTCCATTCAGGGAAGTATCGCTAATATATTCAACAAACCAAATAAGGACTACCTTTGCAGACAAGTTTATAGAACTGGTAAAAAGTATACTCAGAGGAAAATTATTTTTAGAAGAAAAAACCGAAAACAAACCTCAAATCAAAGTGATATAA
- a CDS encoding sigma-70 family RNA polymerase sigma factor encodes MRQLKITKQVTNRETASLDKYLQEIGKVDLITADEEVDLAQRIKAGDRVALEKLTKANLRFVVSVAKQYQNQGLSLPDLINEGNLGLIKAAKRFDETRGFKFISYAVWWIRQSILQALAEQSRIVRLPLNKIGSINKINKAFAHLEQEHERAPSAAELSEVLDMSEEDIKESMKNSGRHLSMDAPLVEGEDSNLYDVLRSGESPSPDRDLMLESLQTEIERSLSTLTPREADLIRLYFGLSGQHPMTLEEIGETFDLTRERVRQIKEKAIRRLKHTSRSKILKSYLGK; translated from the coding sequence ATGAGACAACTAAAGATTACCAAACAGGTAACAAACAGAGAAACTGCATCTCTTGACAAGTATTTACAAGAAATCGGAAAAGTAGATTTAATTACAGCGGATGAGGAGGTTGACTTAGCCCAACGCATCAAAGCTGGAGACAGAGTTGCTTTGGAAAAGCTGACCAAGGCTAATTTAAGGTTCGTAGTTTCTGTGGCAAAACAATATCAAAACCAAGGGTTGAGCTTACCGGATTTAATTAATGAAGGAAATCTGGGATTAATTAAGGCGGCCAAACGTTTTGATGAAACCCGGGGGTTCAAATTTATTTCTTATGCGGTATGGTGGATTCGTCAGTCTATCCTTCAGGCTTTAGCAGAACAGTCCAGAATTGTTAGATTACCTCTTAACAAAATCGGCTCCATTAATAAAATAAACAAGGCATTTGCTCATTTAGAGCAGGAACATGAAAGGGCTCCTTCAGCTGCTGAGCTGAGTGAAGTGCTTGATATGAGCGAAGAGGATATTAAAGAATCGATGAAAAACTCAGGACGTCATTTATCCATGGATGCTCCTTTGGTTGAAGGGGAAGACTCCAACCTGTATGATGTACTTCGCTCCGGTGAATCACCAAGTCCGGACAGAGACCTGATGCTGGAATCTTTACAAACTGAGATTGAACGTTCTCTATCTACTCTTACTCCAAGGGAAGCTGATTTAATCCGTCTATATTTCGGGCTAAGCGGCCAACACCCAATGACTCTTGAAGAGATAGGAGAAACTTTTGATTTAACCCGCGAACGTGTTCGTCAGATCAAAGAAAAAGCTATTCGTAGATTAAAACATACCAGCAGAAGTAAAATTCTGAAATCGTATTTAGGAAAATAA
- a CDS encoding DMT family transporter: protein MKEVLISVLFNVGVSIILKIFSSKSSASQSLFPVITYNYIFSALFCYFIYHPSLTTINDSQAPWLIYILMSILMPVMFILIGLSIKHIGIARTDIAQRISLLLTLVASFLFFKEDFTWKKIAGLSLGFISIFFIFHQSRKSKSEGIYSWLLPVLIFFGMGVISILYKVIAANQEISFTTSTFFIFVGSFITGVIILAFSKQKFNLSSLVWGLAVGVFNFGNVLFYLKAHQTLKHNPSMVFATMNLGVIILGSITGICFFKEKMSSRNYFGLLLALISIILITFWK, encoded by the coding sequence ATGAAAGAAGTCCTTATCAGTGTACTGTTTAATGTCGGAGTTTCCATAATCTTAAAAATTTTCAGTTCCAAATCATCTGCATCTCAGTCCTTATTTCCAGTTATTACTTATAATTACATTTTTTCTGCACTGTTTTGCTATTTTATATATCATCCTTCGTTAACTACTATTAACGATAGCCAAGCTCCCTGGCTCATTTATATTCTTATGAGTATACTTATGCCGGTGATGTTTATTCTTATTGGACTATCAATTAAACACATTGGTATTGCACGTACAGATATTGCCCAACGAATTTCCTTACTATTAACTCTCGTAGCTTCTTTTCTCTTTTTTAAAGAAGATTTTACCTGGAAAAAAATAGCTGGCCTCTCCCTAGGTTTTATATCTATCTTTTTTATTTTCCACCAAAGCCGGAAAAGCAAATCCGAGGGTATATATTCATGGTTATTGCCTGTTTTAATTTTCTTTGGTATGGGAGTCATAAGTATCTTATACAAAGTGATAGCTGCTAATCAGGAAATTTCTTTTACCACATCTACTTTTTTTATTTTCGTTGGTTCTTTTATAACCGGAGTAATTATTTTAGCATTTAGCAAACAAAAATTTAACCTTTCTTCTCTGGTTTGGGGCTTAGCGGTAGGTGTTTTTAATTTTGGAAATGTGTTGTTTTATTTGAAAGCTCATCAGACTTTAAAGCATAATCCTTCTATGGTTTTTGCTACCATGAATTTGGGCGTTATTATCTTAGGTAGTATTACCGGAATTTGCTTTTTTAAGGAAAAGATGTCTTCCCGTAATTATTTTGGATTGCTCTTAGCTCTTATATCTATTATATTAATCACTTTTTGGAAATGA
- a CDS encoding energy transducer TonB encodes MKKLFALWLLVSINIFCFGQEETNMSKDLESYVALPAFSSAPIEDENYIFNQVDKRAKFTEGEISRYIAQYIEYTEVARDKGTQGKMLIKFVVEKDGSVSNISVVGKKLGDGLDEMCIEAVKKTEGKWKPATIDGKPVRSFFRLPVSFVLPKEPTHSSQINNKNVIIPYRYNLD; translated from the coding sequence ATGAAAAAGTTGTTTGCTCTTTGGCTTTTAGTAAGTATTAATATTTTTTGTTTTGGACAGGAAGAAACAAATATGTCAAAAGACTTGGAAAGTTATGTGGCTCTTCCTGCATTTTCTTCAGCACCTATTGAAGATGAAAATTATATTTTTAACCAGGTGGACAAACGAGCTAAATTTACGGAAGGGGAGATTTCTCGATATATTGCGCAATATATTGAGTATACAGAAGTTGCCCGAGATAAGGGGACACAGGGGAAAATGCTGATAAAATTTGTAGTCGAGAAAGATGGTTCTGTATCTAATATTAGTGTAGTTGGTAAAAAATTAGGAGATGGATTAGATGAAATGTGTATAGAAGCGGTTAAAAAAACTGAGGGTAAGTGGAAACCTGCTACTATTGATGGTAAACCTGTTAGGAGTTTTTTCAGACTTCCAGTTAGTTTTGTATTACCTAAAGAACCTACTCATTCATCTCAAATAAATAATAAAAACGTTATAATACCATATAGATATAATCTGGATTAA
- a CDS encoding helix-turn-helix transcriptional regulator: MNTHIEPKKVHHGKNVKRLREMLGIKQDALAVELNITQATMSKLEAKEEIEKETLQKIAQILKIPVEAIENFNDEGALNFVANSFHSQDLNDNSIGHQFTFNFNPIDKIVELYTEKEALYERMVQEKNALIEKLLSK, translated from the coding sequence ATGAACACACATATAGAACCTAAAAAAGTGCACCACGGAAAAAATGTAAAAAGATTAAGGGAAATGCTGGGTATAAAACAAGATGCTTTGGCTGTAGAGTTAAACATTACCCAGGCCACCATGTCTAAACTGGAAGCTAAGGAAGAAATTGAAAAAGAAACTCTACAAAAAATTGCTCAAATCCTGAAAATTCCGGTAGAAGCTATTGAAAATTTTAATGATGAGGGAGCTTTGAATTTTGTAGCAAATTCTTTTCATAGTCAAGATTTGAATGATAATTCTATTGGACATCAATTTACTTTTAATTTCAATCCTATAGATAAAATAGTAGAACTTTACACAGAAAAAGAAGCCCTTTACGAGCGCATGGTTCAGGAAAAAAATGCGTTGATAGAGAAGTTGTTGAGTAAATAA
- a CDS encoding type I restriction endonuclease subunit R has protein sequence MIKEIEIEKNLITQLSDLKYNYRPDIVDRNTLEENFKAKFEELNRVHLSDSEFSRLREEIINSDVFTTSKLLREKQYFQREDGTPLHYTLVNIKDWCKNDYEVIHQLRINTENSHQRYDVILLINGLPVVQIELKKLDISPRKAMQQIVDYKNESGNGYGNSLLCFMQLFIVSNGSRTLYFANNKNEHFAFNADEQFLPVYELADIKNNKINSLYDFADKFLKKCTLGEMISKYMVLVESEQKLLVMRPYQIYAVEAIINSIEQNRGNGYIWHTTGSGKTLTSFKASTLMKDMPDIEKCLFVVDRKDLDRQTREEFNRFQEGSVEENTNTETLVKRLLSTDYADKVIVTTIQKLGLALDEDSKRNKAKEKNGKETYKQRLEPLRDKRMVFIFDECHRSQFGDNHKAIKAFFPNAQLFGFTGTPIFEKNATYVIREGEEAKYKETKDIFEHELHKYTITHAIDDRNVLRFHIDFFKGKNSAKLNPGDTVERKAVVESILEKHNGATNNRKFNAILATASINNAIEYYQLFKEVQKKKQRENPDYMPLNIACVFSPPAQLIAKDGDQQSQKNAADIKQLQEDLIQEREDNTQNPEEKKRALTEIITDYNKQYGTNHNINEFDLYYQDVQKRIKDQKYSNKDYPHKNKIDVTIVVDMLLTGFDSKYLNTLYVDKNLKYHGLIQAFSRTNRVLNDSKPYGNILDFRSQQEAVNQAIALFSGGESEHSREIWLVDPAPVMIEKYKEAVEKLGDFMQQQNLVNEPQEVYGLRGDAARITFVKNFKEVQRLKTQLDQYTDLDEEQKTVIETILPNETLQGFRSSYLETAKQLREIQQKGGDEVPPEIQQLDFEFVLFASAVIDYDYIMNLIADNTQKKPSKQKMTKEQVISLLKSNSNLMEEEGDLTEYINSLDWNSGQDVKTLYQGYDTFKDDKYNKELAAIAQKYGLQTAVLKAFVEEIMSRMIFDGEKLTDLLEPLELSWKERRLKELALMEDLVPQLNKLAQGREISGLTAYE, from the coding sequence ATGATTAAAGAAATAGAAATAGAAAAGAATTTAATTACGCAACTTTCTGATTTAAAGTATAATTATCGTCCGGATATAGTTGACAGAAATACACTTGAGGAAAACTTTAAAGCCAAATTTGAAGAGCTTAACCGTGTGCATCTTTCAGATAGTGAGTTTTCACGACTTCGGGAAGAAATTATCAATTCCGATGTATTTACGACATCTAAATTGTTAAGGGAAAAACAATACTTCCAGCGTGAGGACGGAACCCCTCTACACTATACTTTAGTAAACATCAAAGATTGGTGTAAAAATGATTATGAAGTTATACATCAATTACGCATTAATACAGAAAATAGTCATCAACGTTATGATGTTATTCTTTTAATCAATGGTTTGCCAGTGGTGCAGATTGAATTAAAGAAGTTAGATATTTCGCCACGAAAAGCCATGCAACAAATAGTGGATTATAAAAACGAATCGGGCAACGGTTACGGAAATTCTCTGCTTTGCTTTATGCAGTTATTTATAGTGAGTAATGGAAGCAGAACCTTATACTTTGCGAATAATAAAAATGAGCATTTTGCATTTAATGCAGATGAGCAATTTCTTCCGGTTTATGAATTAGCTGATATCAAAAATAATAAGATTAATAGTCTTTATGATTTTGCTGATAAATTCCTCAAAAAATGCACACTTGGAGAAATGATTAGTAAATATATGGTACTGGTGGAAAGCGAGCAAAAATTGCTGGTGATGCGTCCGTATCAGATTTATGCAGTAGAGGCTATTATTAACTCTATTGAACAAAACAGAGGAAACGGTTACATTTGGCATACCACAGGAAGCGGTAAAACCCTAACATCTTTCAAAGCTTCTACTTTGATGAAAGATATGCCTGATATTGAAAAATGTTTGTTTGTAGTTGACCGAAAAGACCTCGATAGACAAACCCGTGAGGAATTTAATAGATTTCAGGAAGGAAGTGTGGAAGAAAACACCAATACAGAAACATTAGTAAAGCGTTTACTTTCTACTGACTATGCTGACAAGGTAATTGTTACTACCATCCAAAAATTGGGATTGGCTTTAGATGAGGACAGCAAACGTAACAAAGCAAAAGAGAAAAACGGTAAAGAAACTTATAAGCAGAGGTTAGAACCTTTGAGGGATAAACGAATGGTTTTCATCTTTGACGAATGCCATCGTTCTCAATTTGGTGATAATCACAAAGCGATAAAAGCGTTTTTTCCCAATGCACAGCTATTTGGCTTTACGGGTACACCCATTTTTGAAAAAAATGCGACTTATGTTATAAGAGAGGGTGAAGAAGCAAAATACAAAGAGACGAAAGATATATTTGAACACGAGTTGCATAAATATACCATCACTCATGCTATTGATGACAGAAATGTATTGCGTTTTCATATAGATTTTTTTAAAGGCAAAAATTCCGCTAAATTAAATCCGGGAGATACGGTTGAACGGAAGGCAGTTGTGGAGTCCATTTTGGAAAAACATAATGGAGCGACCAATAACAGAAAATTTAATGCTATTTTGGCTACGGCTTCTATCAACAATGCTATTGAATACTATCAATTATTCAAAGAAGTTCAGAAAAAGAAGCAGCGCGAAAATCCCGATTATATGCCGTTGAATATTGCTTGTGTATTTTCACCACCCGCACAGTTAATTGCTAAAGATGGCGACCAGCAAAGCCAAAAGAATGCAGCAGATATTAAGCAGCTTCAGGAAGATTTAATTCAGGAAAGAGAAGACAATACACAAAATCCTGAAGAGAAGAAAAGAGCTTTAACGGAAATTATTACCGATTACAATAAACAATACGGTACGAATCATAACATCAATGAGTTTGATTTATACTATCAGGACGTGCAAAAACGCATTAAAGATCAAAAATACAGCAATAAAGACTACCCGCATAAAAACAAAATTGATGTTACTATAGTGGTGGATATGTTGCTCACAGGTTTTGACAGCAAATATCTAAATACTTTATATGTAGATAAAAACCTGAAATACCACGGACTGATTCAGGCATTTTCCCGAACCAATCGGGTACTCAATGATTCCAAACCTTACGGCAATATCTTAGATTTCCGCTCGCAACAGGAAGCCGTAAATCAGGCTATCGCCCTTTTTTCCGGTGGAGAAAGTGAACATTCCAGAGAAATTTGGCTGGTTGATCCTGCTCCGGTGATGATTGAGAAATATAAAGAAGCTGTAGAAAAGTTAGGAGACTTTATGCAACAACAAAACCTTGTGAATGAACCACAAGAAGTATACGGATTGAGAGGAGATGCTGCAAGGATTACCTTTGTGAAAAACTTTAAGGAGGTACAACGGCTTAAAACTCAACTTGACCAATATACGGACTTAGATGAAGAACAAAAAACTGTTATCGAAACCATTTTACCTAATGAAACTTTACAAGGATTTAGAAGTTCGTATTTAGAGACTGCAAAACAATTAAGAGAAATTCAGCAGAAAGGAGGCGATGAAGTACCACCCGAAATTCAACAGCTGGATTTTGAGTTTGTATTGTTTGCCTCTGCTGTAATAGACTATGATTATATCATGAATCTGATTGCAGACAATACGCAAAAGAAACCTTCTAAGCAGAAAATGACCAAAGAACAGGTAATTAGTTTGCTGAAATCCAATTCCAATCTAATGGAAGAAGAAGGAGACCTAACCGAATATATCAACAGTTTGGATTGGAACAGTGGACAAGATGTAAAGACACTTTACCAGGGGTACGATACATTTAAGGATGATAAATATAATAAAGAATTAGCTGCCATTGCTCAAAAGTACGGGTTACAAACCGCAGTCCTAAAAGCTTTTGTAGAAGAGATCATGAGCCGGATGATTTTTGATGGTGAAAAACTGACTGACTTATTAGAACCGTTGGAACTAAGCTGGAAAGAACGAAGGCTTAAAGAATTGGCTTTAATGGAAGACTTAGTTCCCCAATTAAATAAATTGGCTCAAGGACGTGAAATATCAGGATTAACAGCATATGAGTAA
- a CDS encoding restriction endonuclease subunit S — MSKKRKLIPALRFPEFVNEGEWKEQTLEDVLDYERPDNYIVTDTNYQSKGTPVLTANKSFILGYTNENFGIYNNLPTIIFDDFTVDSKFVDFPFKVKSSAIKILTPKKKDNLKFVYELISQIKFDAKEHKRYYISEYQKLQLSFPSIKEQKKIASCLSSLDEVIVAENQYLDLLKDHKKGLMQNLFPQEGKKVPKYRFKEFKNDGNWNLKEFSNYIKLYRGSSPRPIQNYLTQDKSGVNWIKIGDTKNAINSIIYKVEEKITLKGAQKSRKVKSGELILANSMSFGKTYELAIDGFIYDGWFVLREYENHYYKPFLLQLLNSDYMQRQYQKLSAGGIVQNISSEIVYKTMLFHTSLKEQQKIASCLSYLDALITAQTEKIEQLKLHKKGLMQGLFPKIND; from the coding sequence ATGAGTAAGAAAAGAAAATTAATACCTGCATTGCGTTTTCCTGAATTTGTGAATGAAGGGGAATGGAAAGAACAAACATTAGAAGATGTTTTAGACTATGAACGACCAGATAATTATATTGTTACTGATACAAATTATCAAAGTAAAGGCACACCTGTATTAACAGCCAATAAAAGTTTTATATTAGGTTATACAAATGAGAATTTTGGCATTTATAACAATTTACCTACAATTATATTTGATGACTTTACTGTTGATAGCAAATTTGTCGATTTTCCTTTTAAAGTTAAATCTTCTGCAATTAAAATATTAACTCCCAAAAAGAAAGATAATTTAAAATTTGTCTACGAACTTATTTCTCAAATTAAGTTTGATGCAAAAGAACATAAACGTTATTATATTTCTGAGTATCAAAAATTACAACTTTCATTCCCTTCAATAAAAGAACAAAAAAAAATTGCTTCCTGTCTTTCTTCCTTAGATGAGGTGATAGTAGCTGAGAATCAATATCTGGACTTGCTTAAAGACCATAAAAAAGGTTTAATGCAAAACCTTTTTCCGCAAGAAGGAAAAAAAGTACCTAAATATCGGTTTAAGGAGTTTAAGAATGATGGAAATTGGAATTTGAAAGAGTTTTCAAATTACATTAAACTATATAGAGGAAGCTCTCCAAGACCAATCCAAAATTATTTAACACAAGATAAAAGTGGTGTTAATTGGATAAAAATTGGCGATACGAAGAATGCTATTAATTCTATTATTTATAAGGTTGAGGAAAAAATAACTCTTAAAGGAGCTCAAAAATCTCGCAAAGTTAAATCTGGAGAATTGATATTAGCAAACTCAATGAGTTTTGGAAAAACCTATGAATTAGCAATTGACGGTTTTATTTATGATGGTTGGTTTGTGCTTCGTGAATATGAAAACCATTATTATAAACCTTTCTTATTACAACTGCTTAACTCAGATTATATGCAAAGGCAATATCAAAAATTATCAGCTGGGGGAATCGTCCAAAATATTAGTAGTGAGATTGTATATAAAACAATGCTTTTTCACACTTCATTAAAAGAACAGCAAAAAATCGCTTCCTGCCTTTCCTACCTAGATGCTTTAATCACAGCGCAAACAGAGAAGATAGAGCAATTAAAACTACATAAGAAAGGATTGATGCAGGGTTTGTTTCCTAAAATAAACGATTAG
- a CDS encoding AAA family ATPase, with translation MTIKKKLYKYKTLKNVAVRLRDDLNNHHFILLYAYNGTGKTRLSMQFKDISKKRKKNPISDTLYYNAYTEDLFHWNNDLENDIQRHLIINKESRFFKGFKELALEEKIFSFLERYADFDFRIDYENWTITFNKGEQANIKVSRGEENIFIWCIFLAITELVIDDDGNGPYNWVKYIYIDDPISSLDDNNAIGVASDLAKLLKKGKDKVKVVISSHHSLFYNVMYNELKKIKHKSHFLHKNGVDGYVLMSTNETPFFHHVALLSELKRASENNMVNTYHFNMLRSILEKTSTFFGYDDFSDCISGVEDEVLFSRALNLLSHGKYSIYQPVIMNEDNKELFDKILTAFLDKYEFQLPEVFA, from the coding sequence ATGACTATCAAAAAAAAGCTATATAAATATAAAACATTGAAAAATGTAGCAGTTCGACTAAGAGATGATTTAAATAACCATCATTTCATATTACTCTATGCATACAATGGAACTGGAAAAACTCGTCTTTCAATGCAATTTAAAGATATCAGTAAGAAACGAAAGAAAAATCCTATATCTGATACTCTTTATTATAATGCTTATACAGAAGACCTTTTCCATTGGAACAACGATCTTGAAAATGATATACAAAGGCATTTAATCATTAATAAAGAATCACGTTTTTTTAAAGGATTTAAAGAACTAGCATTGGAAGAAAAAATTTTCAGTTTTCTTGAACGATATGCAGATTTTGATTTTAGAATTGATTACGAAAATTGGACAATAACTTTCAATAAAGGAGAACAAGCTAATATAAAAGTTTCAAGAGGGGAAGAGAATATATTTATCTGGTGTATATTTTTAGCGATAACAGAACTTGTAATAGATGATGATGGAAACGGACCCTATAATTGGGTAAAATATATCTATATTGACGATCCTATTTCTTCACTTGATGATAATAATGCTATTGGCGTGGCAAGCGATTTAGCCAAACTTTTGAAAAAAGGAAAAGACAAGGTAAAAGTGGTTATTTCATCACATCATTCGCTGTTTTACAATGTGATGTATAATGAACTAAAAAAGATTAAACATAAAAGCCATTTTTTACATAAAAACGGAGTTGATGGTTATGTATTAATGTCCACAAATGAAACCCCTTTTTTTCATCATGTTGCCTTGCTAAGCGAATTAAAAAGGGCTTCAGAAAACAATATGGTAAATACATATCATTTTAATATGTTGAGAAGTATTTTAGAAAAAACATCAACTTTTTTTGGATATGATGACTTCTCAGATTGTATTAGTGGTGTTGAGGATGAAGTGCTTTTTTCTCGGGCTTTAAACCTTTTGAGTCATGGCAAATATTCCATTTATCAACCTGTGATAATGAATGAGGACAATAAAGAATTATTTGATAAAATATTAACAGCGTTCTTGGATAAATATGAATTCCAATTACCTGAGGTGTTCGCATAA